A window of Ovis canadensis isolate MfBH-ARS-UI-01 breed Bighorn chromosome X, ARS-UI_OviCan_v2, whole genome shotgun sequence contains these coding sequences:
- the BCOR gene encoding BCL-6 corepressor isoform X4: MLSATPLYGNVHSWMNSERVRMCGISDDRKIPVNDGDASKARLELREENPLNHNVVDATTAHRIDGLAALSMDRTGLIREGLRVPGNIIYSSLCGLGSEKGREAATTTLGGLGFSSERNPEMQFKPNTPETVEASAVSGKPPNGFSAIYKTPPGIQKSAVPTAETLGLDRPASDKQSPLNINGASYLRLPWVNPYMEGATPAIYPFLDSPNKYSLNMYKALLPQQSYGLAQPLYSPVCTNGERFLYLPPPHYVSPHIPSSLASPMRLSTPSASPAIPPLVHCTDKSLPWKMGVSPGNPVDSHSYPHIQNSKQPRVPSAKAVTSSLPGDTALLLPPSPRPSPRVHLPSQPTADTYSEFHKHYARISTSPSVTLSKPYMTVSSEFPAARLCSSKYPKAPEGAESAQPVPGHTRKTAGQERKDGSSPPLLEKQTVTKDVTDKPLDLSSKVVDVDTSKADHVKKMAPTVLVHSRAGSGLVLSGSEIPKETLSPPGNGCAIYRSEIISTAPSSWVVPGPSPNEENNGKGLPLKNKALDWALPQQRSSSCPRMGATDTVVTNVSSSVSSAGRPASASPAPNATADGSKTSRGSVDTTPSVIQHVGQPPTTPAKHSGSTGSKGAKASNPEPSFKANENGLPPSSIFLSPNEAFRSPPIPYPRSYLPYPAPEGIAISPLSLHGKGPVYPHPVLLPSGSLFPGHLAPKPGLPYGLPTGRPEFVTYQDALGLGMVHPMLIPHTPIEITKEEKPERRSRSHERARYEDPSLRNRFSEILEASGTKLHPEVPTDKNLKPSPSWNQGKTVVKSDKLVYVDLLREEPDAKTEANTSKPGFTAESVGQSAEPSKPPAEPALQPHRDFVTLRDELGRINDFHDTYAFKQAPGQSVFNLSKENVPAGTNKENLAMPVSTPFLEPTPGSDGPAVTFGKTQEEPKPFCVGGAPPSVDATPTYTKDGADEAESTDGKVLKPKPSKLAKRIANSAGYVGDRFKCVTTELYADSSQLSREQRALQMEGLQEDSILCLPAAYCERAMMRFSELEMKEREGGHPPAKDSEVCKFSPTDWERLKGSQDKKPKSVALEEAIADQNDTERCDYSAGSKHDPFEAPEDKDVSVEKYFLDRQPVSDPSADQATPDMPHSPTLRVDRKHKVSGDSSHTETTVEELPEDPLLKAKRRRVSKGLHPKKQRHLLHLRERWEQQVSAAESKPGRQGRKEVTQAAQPEVAAQGNNVSEEKPGRKRAEAKGNRTWSEESLKPSDSEQGLPVFSGSPPMRSFSSTNLTGRKQSQPSCTAGSRLPAKQQKIKESQKTDVLCTDEEEDCQAASLLQRYPDNSEKPSGKRLCKTKHLIPQEPRRSLPLPGDYYVENADGKVTVRRFRKRPEPSSDYDLSPAKQDQKPLDRLQQLLPVAQTSQLPRSSSPPEATQSRPMPPEARRLIVNKNAGETLLQRAARLGYEEVVLYCLENKICDVNHRDNAGYCALHEACARGWLNIVRHLLEYGADVNCSAQDGTRPLHDAVENDHLEIVRLLLSYGADPTLATYSGRTIMKMTHSELMEKFLTDYLNDLQGRDDDDSSPNSNSNCNSNASWDFYGSSVCEPDDESGYDVLANPPGPEDEDDDNDTCSDVFEFEFSESPLLPCYNVQVSVAQGPRNWLLLSDVLKKLKMSSRIFRCNFPNVEIVTIAEAEFYRQVSASLLFSCSKDLEAFNPESKELLDLVEFTNELQTLLGSSVEWLHPSDMGSDDCWKSSQIASGSGHEQSKRDLQK; encoded by the exons GAAAATTCCCGTAAATGATGGTGACGCTTCAAAGGCCAGACTGGAACTAAGGGAAGAAAATCCCTTGAACCACAACGTG GTGGACGCAACCACGGCCCATCGGATTGATGGCCTGGCAGCGCTGAGCATGGACCGCACTGGCCTGATCCGGGAAGGACTGCGTGTCCCCGGAAACATCATCTATTCTAGCTTGTGTGGACTGGGCTCAGAGAAAGGGCGGGAGGCTGCCACAACCACTCTAGGCGGTCTGGGGTTTTCTTCCGAAAGAAACCCAGAGATGCAGTTCAAACCGAATACACCCGAGACAGTGGAGGCCTCCGCTGTCTCTGGAAAGCCCCCGAATGGCTTCAGTGCTATATACAAAACACCACCAGGAATACAAAAAAGTGCTGTCCCCACGGCAGAAACTCTGGGCTTAGACAGGCCTGCCAGTGACAAACAGAGCCCGCTCAACATCAATGGTGCTAGTTACCTGCGGCTGCCCTGGGTCAATCCCTACATGGAGGGGGCCACGCCAGCCATCTACCCTTTCCTTGACTCGCCAAATAAGTATTCCCTGAACATGTACAAGGCCTTGCTACCTCAGCAGTCGTATGGCCTGGCCCAGCCGCTATATTCGCCAGTCTGCACCAATGGGGAGCGATTTCTCTACCTGCCGCCACCTCACTACGTCAGTCCCCACATCCCATCGTCCTTGGCTTCCCCCATGAGGCTCTCGACGCCTTCCGCCTCTCCAGCCATCCCGCCTCTGGTCCACTGCACAGACAAAAGCCTGCCCTGGAAGATGGGTGTCAGTCCTGGGAACCCGGTCGATTCTCACTCATACCCCCACATCCAGAACAGTAAACAGCCTAGGGTGCCCTCCGCCAAGGCGGTCACCAGCAGCCTGCCGGGGGACACAGCTCTCCTGTTGCCCCCCTCGCCTCGGCCTTCACCCCGAGTCCACCTTCCCTCCCAGCCTACTGCGGACACCTACTCTGAATTCCACAAGCACTATGCCCGGATCTccacctcaccctctgtcaccctgtCAAAGCCATACATGACGGTCAGCAGCGAGTTTCCCGCGGCCAGACTCTGCAGCAGCAAGTATCCAAAGGCTCCAGAGGGAGCCGAAAGCGCCCAGCCAGTTCCTGGGCACACTCGGAAAACAGCGGGTCAGGAGAGAAAGGATGGCAGCTCACCTCCTCTGTTGGAGAAGCAGACGGTTACCAAAGACGTCACCGATAAGCCACTAGACTTGTCTTCTAAAGTGGTGGATGTAGACACTTCCAAAGCTGACCACGTAAAGAAGATGGCACCCACGGTCCTGGTTCACAGCAGAGCTGGAAGTGGCCTAGTGCTCTCCGGAAGTGAGATTCCGAAAGAAACACTATCTCCTCCAGGAAACGGCTGTGCTATCTATAGATCTGAGATCATTAGCACGGCTCCCTCGTCCTGGGTGGTGCCTGGGCCAAGTCCTAACGAAGAGAACAATGGCAAAGGCCTGCCTCTGAAGAACAAGGCCTTGGACTGGGCCCTCCCGCAGCAGCGCAGTTCTTCGTGTCCTCGAATGGGCGCCACCGACACCGTGGTCACTAATGTGTCCAGCTCAGTGTCCAGcgctggccgcccggcctctgcaTCTCCAGCCCCAAACGCCACTGCCGATGGCAGCAAGACCAGCAGGGGCTCCGTGGACACCACACCGTCTGTCATCCAGCACGTGGGCCAGCCCCCGACCACGCCTGCCAAGCACAGCGGCAGCACCGGCAGCAAGGGCGCCAAAGCCAGCAACCCAGAGCCAAGCTTCAAAGCAAATGAGAACGGCCTCCCACCAAGCTCGATATTTCTCTCTCCAAATGAGGCATTCAGGTCCCCGCCAATTCCCTACCCCAGGAGTTACCTCCCTTACCCAGCACCCGAAGGCATTGCCATAAGTCCCCTCTCCTTGCATGGCAAAGGCCCTGTCTACCCTCACCCGGTGTTGCTGCCCAGCGGCAGTCTCTTTCCTGGGCACCTCGCCCCAAAGCCTGGACTGCCCTACGGGCTGCCCACGGGCCGGCCGGAGTTCGTGACCTACCAGGACGCACTGGGGTTGGGCATGGTGCATCCCATGTTGATACCTCACACACCCATCGAGATCACTAAAGAGGAGAAACCGGAGAGGAGGTCCCGGTCCCATGAGAGGGCCCGCTACGAGGACCCAAGCCTCCGAAACCGGTTTTCCGAGATACTCGAAGCTAGTGGCACCAAGTTACATCCAGAAGTCCCCACAGACAAGAACCTCAAGCCCAGCCCTAGCTGGAATCAAGGGAAGACCGTCGTCAAGAGTGACAAGCTTGTCTATGTAGACCTCCTCCGGGAAGAGCCTGACGCGAAAACTGAAGCCAACACATCCAAACCCGGCTTCACAGCTGAGAGTGTTGGCCAGAGCGCTGAGCCCAGCAAACCCCCAGCTGAGCCGGCCCTGCAGCCTCACCGGGATTTTGTCACCCTCAGAGACGAGCTGGGACGCATCAATGACTTCCACGACACCTATGCTTTCAAACAGGCCCCGGGCCAGTCAGTTTTCAACTTAAGCAAGGAGAATGTTCCAGCGGGAACCAACAAGGAGAACCTGGCAATGCCGGTCTCCACTCCGTTCCTGGAGCCGACCCCGGGGAGCGATGGCCCCGCGGTCACTTTTGGGAAAACCCAAGAGGAACCCAAACCATTTTGCGTGGGCGGTGCCCCACCGAGTGTGGATGCCACCCCCACTTATACCAAAGATGGAGCCGATGAGGCAGAATCAACTGATGGCAAAGTTCTGAAACCAAAGCCATCTAAGCTGGCAAAGAGAATCGCCAACTCTGCTGGTTACGTGGGTGACCGGTTCAAGTGTGTCACAACCGAACTGTACGCCGATTCCAGTCAGCTCAGCCGGGAGCAGCGGGCATTGCAG ATGGAAGGATTACAAGAGGACAGTATTTTATGTCTACCCGCTGCTTACTGTGAG CGTGCAATGATGCGCTTCTCAGAGTTGGAGATGAAAGAGCGAGAAGGTGGCCACCCCCCAGCCAAGGACTCCGAGGTGTGCAAATTCAGCCCCACtgactgggaaaggttgaaaggaaGTCAGGACAAAAAGCCAAAGTCGGtcgccctggaggaggccattgCCGACCAGAACGACACTGAGAGAT gcgATTATAGTGCCGGAAGCAAACACGACCCCTTCGAAGCCCCAGAAGACAAAGATGTTTCCGTGGAGAAATACTTCCTGGACCGGCAGCCGGTGAGCGATCCCTCCGCCGACCAGGCCACCCCAGACATGCCGCACAGCCCCACCCTCCGGGTGGACAGAAAGCACAAGGTCTCAGGGGATAGCAGCCACACTGAGACCACTGTGGAAGAGCTCCCTGAGGACCCGCTGCTGAAAGCCAAGCGAAGACGGGTCTCCAAAG GGCTCCATCCCAAAAAGCAACGCCACTTGCTGCACCTTAGAGAACGGTGGGAGCAGCAGGTGTCGGCAGCAGAGAGCAAACCTGGCCGGCAGGGCAGGAAGGAAGTGACCCAGGCAGCTCAGCCTGAGGTTGCCGCCCAGGGCAATAACGTCTCCGAAGAGAAACCTGGCAGGAAAAGGGCAGAAGCCAAAGGCAACAGAACCTGGTCGGAAGAGTCCCTCAAACCCAGTGACAGTGAACAAG GTTTGCCTGTGTTCTCCGGCTCTCCGCCCATGAGGAGCTTTTCATCCACCAATTTAACCGGCAGAAAGCAGAGTCAGCCAAGCTGTACGGCAGGCTCGAGGCTGCCTGCCAAACAgcagaaaattaaagaaagccAGAAGACAGATGTGCTGTGCACGGACGAAGAGGAGGATTGCCAGGCTGCCTCCCTGCTGCAGAGATACCCCGACAACAGCGAGAAACCATCCGGGAAGCGACTGTGCAAAACCAAGCATTTGATCCCGCAGGAGCCCAGGCGGAGCTTGCCGCTGCCAGGGGACTACTACGTGGAGAATGCCGATGGCAAG GTGACCGTCCGGAGGTTCCGAAAACGGCCTGAGCCCAGTTCTGACTATGATCTGTCACCGGCCAAGCAAGACCAGAAGCCCCTGGACCGTCTGCAGCAACTGCTACCAGTTGCGCAGACGTCACAGCTGCCCCGCTCAAGTTCTCCGCCAGAGGCCACCCAGTCCCGCCCGATGCCACCAGAAGCGCGGAGGCTTATTGTCAATAAGAATGCAGGCGAGACGCTCCTGCAGCGGGCTGCCCGGCTGGGCTACGAG GAAGTGGTCTTGTACTGCCTGGAGAATAAGATTTGTGATGTGAACCATCGAGACAATGCGGGTTACTGTGCCCTGCATGAAGCTTGTGCAAGGGGATGGCTCAATATTGTACGACACCTCCTTGAATATGGCGCTGATGTCAACTGCAGTGCCCAGGATGGGACCAG GCCTCTCCACGATGCCGTCGAGAACGATCACTTGGAAATCGTCCGCTTGCTCCTTTCCTATGGTGCTGACCCCACCCTGGCTACGTACTCAGGTAGAACCATCATGAAAATGACCCACAGCGAACTTATGGAAAAGTTCTTAACAG atTATTTAAACGACCTGCAGGGTCGCGATGATGATGACAGCAGCcccaacagcaacagcaactgcAACAGCAATGCCTCTTGGGATTTCTATGGCAGCTCTGTGTGTG AACCAGATGATGAAAGTGGTTATGACGTTTTAGCAAACCCCCCAGGACCAGAGGACGAGGACGATGATAACGACACCTGCAGCGACGTGTTTGAATTCGAATTCTCAGAAAGCCCCCTCTTGCCGTGTTATAATGTCCAAGTGTCCGTCGCTCAAGG GCCTCGGAACTGGCTATTGCTTTCAGACGTGCTCAAGAAATTGAAAATGTCCTCCCGCATATTTCGCTGCAATTTCCCAAATGTGGAAATTGTCACCATTGCGGAGGCTGAGTTCTACCGGCAAGTGTCAGCAAGCCTCTTGTTCTCTTGCTCCAAAGACCTAGAAGCCTTCAACCCTGAAAGCAAGGAGCTCTTAGATCTGGTGGAGTTCACAAACGAGCTTCAGACTCTGCTGGGCTCATCCGTGGAGTGGCTCCACCCCAGCGACATGGGTTCAGACGACTGCTG GAAGTCATCTCAGATAGCAAGTGGAAGTGGTCACGAACAAAGCAAAAGAGACCTGCAGAAATGA
- the BCOR gene encoding BCL-6 corepressor isoform X2 produces the protein MLSATPLYGNVHSWMNSERVRMCGISDDRKIPVNDGDASKARLELREENPLNHNVVDATTAHRIDGLAALSMDRTGLIREGLRVPGNIIYSSLCGLGSEKGREAATTTLGGLGFSSERNPEMQFKPNTPETVEASAVSGKPPNGFSAIYKTPPGIQKSAVPTAETLGLDRPASDKQSPLNINGASYLRLPWVNPYMEGATPAIYPFLDSPNKYSLNMYKALLPQQSYGLAQPLYSPVCTNGERFLYLPPPHYVSPHIPSSLASPMRLSTPSASPAIPPLVHCTDKSLPWKMGVSPGNPVDSHSYPHIQNSKQPRVPSAKAVTSSLPGDTALLLPPSPRPSPRVHLPSQPTADTYSEFHKHYARISTSPSVTLSKPYMTVSSEFPAARLCSSKYPKAPEGAESAQPVPGHTRKTAGQERKDGSSPPLLEKQTVTKDVTDKPLDLSSKVVDVDTSKADHVKKMAPTVLVHSRAGSGLVLSGSEIPKETLSPPGNGCAIYRSEIISTAPSSWVVPGPSPNEENNGKGLPLKNKALDWALPQQRSSSCPRMGATDTVVTNVSSSVSSAGRPASASPAPNATADGSKTSRGSVDTTPSVIQHVGQPPTTPAKHSGSTGSKGAKASNPEPSFKANENGLPPSSIFLSPNEAFRSPPIPYPRSYLPYPAPEGIAISPLSLHGKGPVYPHPVLLPSGSLFPGHLAPKPGLPYGLPTGRPEFVTYQDALGLGMVHPMLIPHTPIEITKEEKPERRSRSHERARYEDPSLRNRFSEILEASGTKLHPEVPTDKNLKPSPSWNQGKTVVKSDKLVYVDLLREEPDAKTEANTSKPGFTAESVGQSAEPSKPPAEPALQPHRDFVTLRDELGRINDFHDTYAFKQAPGQSVFNLSKENVPAGTNKENLAMPVSTPFLEPTPGSDGPAVTFGKTQEEPKPFCVGGAPPSVDATPTYTKDGADEAESTDGKVLKPKPSKLAKRIANSAGYVGDRFKCVTTELYADSSQLSREQRALQRAMMRFSELEMKEREGGHPPAKDSEVCKFSPTDWERLKGSQDKKPKSVALEEAIADQNDTERCDYSAGSKHDPFEAPEDKDVSVEKYFLDRQPVSDPSADQATPDMPHSPTLRVDRKHKVSGDSSHTETTVEELPEDPLLKAKRRRVSKDDWPEREMTNSSSNHLEEPHYSELTNLKVCIELTGLHPKKQRHLLHLRERWEQQVSAAESKPGRQGRKEVTQAAQPEVAAQGNNVSEEKPGRKRAEAKGNRTWSEESLKPSDSEQGLPVFSGSPPMRSFSSTNLTGRKQSQPSCTAGSRLPAKQQKIKESQKTDVLCTDEEEDCQAASLLQRYPDNSEKPSGKRLCKTKHLIPQEPRRSLPLPGDYYVENADGKVTVRRFRKRPEPSSDYDLSPAKQDQKPLDRLQQLLPVAQTSQLPRSSSPPEATQSRPMPPEARRLIVNKNAGETLLQRAARLGYEEVVLYCLENKICDVNHRDNAGYCALHEACARGWLNIVRHLLEYGADVNCSAQDGTRPLHDAVENDHLEIVRLLLSYGADPTLATYSGRTIMKMTHSELMEKFLTDYLNDLQGRDDDDSSPNSNSNCNSNASWDFYGSSVCEPDDESGYDVLANPPGPEDEDDDNDTCSDVFEFEFSESPLLPCYNVQVSVAQGPRNWLLLSDVLKKLKMSSRIFRCNFPNVEIVTIAEAEFYRQVSASLLFSCSKDLEAFNPESKELLDLVEFTNELQTLLGSSVEWLHPSDMGSDDCWKSSQIASGSGHEQSKRDLQK, from the exons GAAAATTCCCGTAAATGATGGTGACGCTTCAAAGGCCAGACTGGAACTAAGGGAAGAAAATCCCTTGAACCACAACGTG GTGGACGCAACCACGGCCCATCGGATTGATGGCCTGGCAGCGCTGAGCATGGACCGCACTGGCCTGATCCGGGAAGGACTGCGTGTCCCCGGAAACATCATCTATTCTAGCTTGTGTGGACTGGGCTCAGAGAAAGGGCGGGAGGCTGCCACAACCACTCTAGGCGGTCTGGGGTTTTCTTCCGAAAGAAACCCAGAGATGCAGTTCAAACCGAATACACCCGAGACAGTGGAGGCCTCCGCTGTCTCTGGAAAGCCCCCGAATGGCTTCAGTGCTATATACAAAACACCACCAGGAATACAAAAAAGTGCTGTCCCCACGGCAGAAACTCTGGGCTTAGACAGGCCTGCCAGTGACAAACAGAGCCCGCTCAACATCAATGGTGCTAGTTACCTGCGGCTGCCCTGGGTCAATCCCTACATGGAGGGGGCCACGCCAGCCATCTACCCTTTCCTTGACTCGCCAAATAAGTATTCCCTGAACATGTACAAGGCCTTGCTACCTCAGCAGTCGTATGGCCTGGCCCAGCCGCTATATTCGCCAGTCTGCACCAATGGGGAGCGATTTCTCTACCTGCCGCCACCTCACTACGTCAGTCCCCACATCCCATCGTCCTTGGCTTCCCCCATGAGGCTCTCGACGCCTTCCGCCTCTCCAGCCATCCCGCCTCTGGTCCACTGCACAGACAAAAGCCTGCCCTGGAAGATGGGTGTCAGTCCTGGGAACCCGGTCGATTCTCACTCATACCCCCACATCCAGAACAGTAAACAGCCTAGGGTGCCCTCCGCCAAGGCGGTCACCAGCAGCCTGCCGGGGGACACAGCTCTCCTGTTGCCCCCCTCGCCTCGGCCTTCACCCCGAGTCCACCTTCCCTCCCAGCCTACTGCGGACACCTACTCTGAATTCCACAAGCACTATGCCCGGATCTccacctcaccctctgtcaccctgtCAAAGCCATACATGACGGTCAGCAGCGAGTTTCCCGCGGCCAGACTCTGCAGCAGCAAGTATCCAAAGGCTCCAGAGGGAGCCGAAAGCGCCCAGCCAGTTCCTGGGCACACTCGGAAAACAGCGGGTCAGGAGAGAAAGGATGGCAGCTCACCTCCTCTGTTGGAGAAGCAGACGGTTACCAAAGACGTCACCGATAAGCCACTAGACTTGTCTTCTAAAGTGGTGGATGTAGACACTTCCAAAGCTGACCACGTAAAGAAGATGGCACCCACGGTCCTGGTTCACAGCAGAGCTGGAAGTGGCCTAGTGCTCTCCGGAAGTGAGATTCCGAAAGAAACACTATCTCCTCCAGGAAACGGCTGTGCTATCTATAGATCTGAGATCATTAGCACGGCTCCCTCGTCCTGGGTGGTGCCTGGGCCAAGTCCTAACGAAGAGAACAATGGCAAAGGCCTGCCTCTGAAGAACAAGGCCTTGGACTGGGCCCTCCCGCAGCAGCGCAGTTCTTCGTGTCCTCGAATGGGCGCCACCGACACCGTGGTCACTAATGTGTCCAGCTCAGTGTCCAGcgctggccgcccggcctctgcaTCTCCAGCCCCAAACGCCACTGCCGATGGCAGCAAGACCAGCAGGGGCTCCGTGGACACCACACCGTCTGTCATCCAGCACGTGGGCCAGCCCCCGACCACGCCTGCCAAGCACAGCGGCAGCACCGGCAGCAAGGGCGCCAAAGCCAGCAACCCAGAGCCAAGCTTCAAAGCAAATGAGAACGGCCTCCCACCAAGCTCGATATTTCTCTCTCCAAATGAGGCATTCAGGTCCCCGCCAATTCCCTACCCCAGGAGTTACCTCCCTTACCCAGCACCCGAAGGCATTGCCATAAGTCCCCTCTCCTTGCATGGCAAAGGCCCTGTCTACCCTCACCCGGTGTTGCTGCCCAGCGGCAGTCTCTTTCCTGGGCACCTCGCCCCAAAGCCTGGACTGCCCTACGGGCTGCCCACGGGCCGGCCGGAGTTCGTGACCTACCAGGACGCACTGGGGTTGGGCATGGTGCATCCCATGTTGATACCTCACACACCCATCGAGATCACTAAAGAGGAGAAACCGGAGAGGAGGTCCCGGTCCCATGAGAGGGCCCGCTACGAGGACCCAAGCCTCCGAAACCGGTTTTCCGAGATACTCGAAGCTAGTGGCACCAAGTTACATCCAGAAGTCCCCACAGACAAGAACCTCAAGCCCAGCCCTAGCTGGAATCAAGGGAAGACCGTCGTCAAGAGTGACAAGCTTGTCTATGTAGACCTCCTCCGGGAAGAGCCTGACGCGAAAACTGAAGCCAACACATCCAAACCCGGCTTCACAGCTGAGAGTGTTGGCCAGAGCGCTGAGCCCAGCAAACCCCCAGCTGAGCCGGCCCTGCAGCCTCACCGGGATTTTGTCACCCTCAGAGACGAGCTGGGACGCATCAATGACTTCCACGACACCTATGCTTTCAAACAGGCCCCGGGCCAGTCAGTTTTCAACTTAAGCAAGGAGAATGTTCCAGCGGGAACCAACAAGGAGAACCTGGCAATGCCGGTCTCCACTCCGTTCCTGGAGCCGACCCCGGGGAGCGATGGCCCCGCGGTCACTTTTGGGAAAACCCAAGAGGAACCCAAACCATTTTGCGTGGGCGGTGCCCCACCGAGTGTGGATGCCACCCCCACTTATACCAAAGATGGAGCCGATGAGGCAGAATCAACTGATGGCAAAGTTCTGAAACCAAAGCCATCTAAGCTGGCAAAGAGAATCGCCAACTCTGCTGGTTACGTGGGTGACCGGTTCAAGTGTGTCACAACCGAACTGTACGCCGATTCCAGTCAGCTCAGCCGGGAGCAGCGGGCATTGCAG CGTGCAATGATGCGCTTCTCAGAGTTGGAGATGAAAGAGCGAGAAGGTGGCCACCCCCCAGCCAAGGACTCCGAGGTGTGCAAATTCAGCCCCACtgactgggaaaggttgaaaggaaGTCAGGACAAAAAGCCAAAGTCGGtcgccctggaggaggccattgCCGACCAGAACGACACTGAGAGAT gcgATTATAGTGCCGGAAGCAAACACGACCCCTTCGAAGCCCCAGAAGACAAAGATGTTTCCGTGGAGAAATACTTCCTGGACCGGCAGCCGGTGAGCGATCCCTCCGCCGACCAGGCCACCCCAGACATGCCGCACAGCCCCACCCTCCGGGTGGACAGAAAGCACAAGGTCTCAGGGGATAGCAGCCACACTGAGACCACTGTGGAAGAGCTCCCTGAGGACCCGCTGCTGAAAGCCAAGCGAAGACGGGTCTCCAAAG ATGACTGGCCTGAGAGGGAAATGACAAACAGTTCCTCTAACCACTTAGAAGAGCCACATTATAGTGAGCTGACCAACCTGAAGGTGTGCATTGAATTAACAGGGCTCCATCCCAAAAAGCAACGCCACTTGCTGCACCTTAGAGAACGGTGGGAGCAGCAGGTGTCGGCAGCAGAGAGCAAACCTGGCCGGCAGGGCAGGAAGGAAGTGACCCAGGCAGCTCAGCCTGAGGTTGCCGCCCAGGGCAATAACGTCTCCGAAGAGAAACCTGGCAGGAAAAGGGCAGAAGCCAAAGGCAACAGAACCTGGTCGGAAGAGTCCCTCAAACCCAGTGACAGTGAACAAG GTTTGCCTGTGTTCTCCGGCTCTCCGCCCATGAGGAGCTTTTCATCCACCAATTTAACCGGCAGAAAGCAGAGTCAGCCAAGCTGTACGGCAGGCTCGAGGCTGCCTGCCAAACAgcagaaaattaaagaaagccAGAAGACAGATGTGCTGTGCACGGACGAAGAGGAGGATTGCCAGGCTGCCTCCCTGCTGCAGAGATACCCCGACAACAGCGAGAAACCATCCGGGAAGCGACTGTGCAAAACCAAGCATTTGATCCCGCAGGAGCCCAGGCGGAGCTTGCCGCTGCCAGGGGACTACTACGTGGAGAATGCCGATGGCAAG GTGACCGTCCGGAGGTTCCGAAAACGGCCTGAGCCCAGTTCTGACTATGATCTGTCACCGGCCAAGCAAGACCAGAAGCCCCTGGACCGTCTGCAGCAACTGCTACCAGTTGCGCAGACGTCACAGCTGCCCCGCTCAAGTTCTCCGCCAGAGGCCACCCAGTCCCGCCCGATGCCACCAGAAGCGCGGAGGCTTATTGTCAATAAGAATGCAGGCGAGACGCTCCTGCAGCGGGCTGCCCGGCTGGGCTACGAG GAAGTGGTCTTGTACTGCCTGGAGAATAAGATTTGTGATGTGAACCATCGAGACAATGCGGGTTACTGTGCCCTGCATGAAGCTTGTGCAAGGGGATGGCTCAATATTGTACGACACCTCCTTGAATATGGCGCTGATGTCAACTGCAGTGCCCAGGATGGGACCAG GCCTCTCCACGATGCCGTCGAGAACGATCACTTGGAAATCGTCCGCTTGCTCCTTTCCTATGGTGCTGACCCCACCCTGGCTACGTACTCAGGTAGAACCATCATGAAAATGACCCACAGCGAACTTATGGAAAAGTTCTTAACAG atTATTTAAACGACCTGCAGGGTCGCGATGATGATGACAGCAGCcccaacagcaacagcaactgcAACAGCAATGCCTCTTGGGATTTCTATGGCAGCTCTGTGTGTG AACCAGATGATGAAAGTGGTTATGACGTTTTAGCAAACCCCCCAGGACCAGAGGACGAGGACGATGATAACGACACCTGCAGCGACGTGTTTGAATTCGAATTCTCAGAAAGCCCCCTCTTGCCGTGTTATAATGTCCAAGTGTCCGTCGCTCAAGG GCCTCGGAACTGGCTATTGCTTTCAGACGTGCTCAAGAAATTGAAAATGTCCTCCCGCATATTTCGCTGCAATTTCCCAAATGTGGAAATTGTCACCATTGCGGAGGCTGAGTTCTACCGGCAAGTGTCAGCAAGCCTCTTGTTCTCTTGCTCCAAAGACCTAGAAGCCTTCAACCCTGAAAGCAAGGAGCTCTTAGATCTGGTGGAGTTCACAAACGAGCTTCAGACTCTGCTGGGCTCATCCGTGGAGTGGCTCCACCCCAGCGACATGGGTTCAGACGACTGCTG GAAGTCATCTCAGATAGCAAGTGGAAGTGGTCACGAACAAAGCAAAAGAGACCTGCAGAAATGA